The following coding sequences are from one Delphinus delphis chromosome 17, mDelDel1.2, whole genome shotgun sequence window:
- the RPL8 gene encoding large ribosomal subunit protein uL2, translated as MGRVIRGQRKGAGSVFRAHVKHRKGAARLRAVDFAERHGYIKGIVKDIIHDPGRGAPLAKVVFRDPYRFKKRTELFIAAEGIHTGQFVYCGKKAQLNIGNVLPVGTMPEGTIVCCLEEKPGDRGKLARASGNYATVISHNPETKKTRVKLPSGSKKVISSANRAVVGVVAGGGRIDKPILKAGRAYHKYKAKRNCWPRVRGVAMNPVEHPFGGGNHQHIGKPSTIRRDAPAGRKVGLIAARRTGRLRGTKTVQEKEN; from the exons ATGGGTCGCGTGATCCGTGGGCAGAGGAAGGGCGCCGGCTCCGTGTTCCGCGCGCATGTGAAGCACCGAAAGGGCGCCGCGCGTCTGCGCGCCGTGGACTTCGCCGAGCGACACGGCTACATCAAGGGCATCGTGAAG GACATCATCCACGACCCGGGCCGCGGCGCGCCCCTTGCCAAGGTGGTCTTCCGGGATCCGTACCGTTTTAAGAAGCGGACGGAGTTGTTCATCGCCGCCGAGGGCATCCACACTGGCCAGTTCGTGTACTGCGGCAAGAAGG CCCAGCTCAACATCGGCAATGTGCTCCCGGTGGGCACCATGCCCGAGGGCACCATCGTGTGTTGTCTGGAGGAGAAACCTGGTGACCGGGGCAAGCTGGCCAGGGCCTCTGGGAACTATGCGACTGTCATCTCCCACAACCCTGAGACAAAGAAGACCAGAGTGAAGCTGCCCTCGGGCTCTAAGAAGGTCATCTCTTCCGCCAACAGGGCTGTGGTCG GTGTGGTGGCTGGAGGTGGCCGCATTGACAAGCCCATTCTGAAGGCCGGCCGTGCCTACCACAAGTATAAGGCAAAGAGGAATTGTTGGCCACGTGTGCGGGGTGTGGCCATGAAT CCTGTGGAGCATCCCTTCGGAGGTGGCAACCACCAGCACATCGGCAAACCCTCTACCATCCGCAGAGATGCCCCTGCTGGCCGGAAAGTGGGTCTCATTGCTGCCCGCCGGACTGGGCGTCTCCGGGGAACCAAGACTGTGCAGGAGAAAGAGAATTAG
- the LOC132413335 gene encoding zinc finger protein 34 has translation MAALYLSALPQAEVTFEDVAVLLSREEWGRLGPVQKGLYRDVMLETYRNLVSLGAGPAGPKPEVITQLERGDEPWVPDVQGRERPTIDGSAHGTRTENQELTSSEMLYGEELDRLRGSFLQGPEPGEACEHVREPEGSMDGPVEQRGPRPVTLANKESGLESGRNLRLGSSTLPDQRPHKCDICEQSFEQRSYLNNHKRVHRSKKTNMVRDLGEVFTANLVVKEDHKIPIGKKLHYCGCCGKAFRYSANLAKHQRLHSEEKPYKCDECGKAFHQSCELINHRRMHSGEIPYRCDECGKTFNQRPNLMKHQRIHTGEKPYKCSECGKHFSAYSSLIYHQRIHTGEKPYKCNDCGKAFSDGSILIRHRRTHTGEKPYECKECGKGFTQSSNLIQHQRIHTGEKPYKCNECEKAFIQKTKLVEHQRSHTGEKPYECNDCGKVFSQSTHLIQHQRIHTGEKPYKCGECGKAFHNSSRLIHHQRSHHGEKPYKCTDCKKAFSQGTYLLQHRRIHTGEKPYTCGECGKAFRHSSNMSQHQRIHLREDFSP, from the exons ATGGCAGCTTTGTATCTGTCTGCCCTGCCCCAG GCTGAAGTGACCTTCGAGGACGTGGCCGTGCTCCTCTCCAGGGAGGAGTGGGGCCGTTTGGGCCCTGTTCAGAAGGGCCTCTACAGGGATGTGATGCTGGAAACCTACAGGAACCTGGTCTCGCTGG GAGCTGGACCTGCAGGCCCCAAGCCAGAGGTGATTACACAGTTGGAGCGAGGGGATGAGCCGTGGGTCCCGGACGTGCAGGGGAGAGAGCGACCGACCATCGATGGCTCAG CTCATGGGACCAGGACTGAGAATCAGGAGTTGACTTCAAGCGAGATGCTCTATGGGGAAGAACTGGACCGACTCAGGGGGAGTTTTCTCCAGGGACCTGAGCCAGGAGAAGCCTGTGAGCATGTCAGGGAGCCAGAGGGGAGCATGGACGGGCCTGTGGAGCAGAGAGGCCCCAGACCAGTCACACTGGCCAACAAGGAGAGTGGCCTGGAGTCTGGGAGAAACCTCAGGTTGGGGTCAAGCACTCTCCCTGATCAGAGACCTCACAAATGCGATATATGTGAGCAGAGTTTTGAACAGAGATCGTATCTTAATAACCATAAGCGTGTACACAGgtccaaaaaaacaaatatggtgCGTGATTTAGGGGAAGTTTTCACTGCAAATTTAGTTGTTAAAGAAGATCACAAAATTCCTATTGGAAAAAAATTGCATTATTGTGGTTgctgtgggaaagccttcaggtACAGTGCTAACCTTGCCAAGCACCAGCGGCTGCACAGCGAAGAGAAGCCCTACAAGTGCGAcgagtgtgggaaagccttccACCAGAGCTGCGAACTCATCAATCATCGCAGGATGCACTCCGGGGAGATCCCCTACCGCTGCGATGAGTGCGGGAAGACGTTCAATCAGAGGCCAAATCTCATGAAGCATCAAAGGatccacactggggagaagccctACAAGTGTAGTGAGTGTGGGAAGCACTTCAGTGCCTACTCGTCCCTCATTTATCACCAGAGgatccacactggagagaagccctacAAGTGCAACGACTGTGGGAAGGCCTTCAGTGACGGCTCAATCCTCATCCGACATCGTCGgactcacactggagagaagccaTATGAGTGCAAAGAATGTGGCAAAGGCTTTACCCAGAGTTCTAACCTTATTCAACATCaaagaattcacactggagaaaaaccctataaatgtaatgaatgtgagAAAGCCTTCATCCAAAAAACCAAGCTTGTTGAACATCAGAGAAGCCACACCGGAGAAAAGCCCTATGAATGTAATGACTGTGGCAAGGTTTTCAGCCAGAGCACCCACCTCATCCAGCATCAGAGGATCCACACGGGAGAGAAACCCTACAAGTGTGGTGAGTGTGGGAAGGCCTTCCACAACAgttccagactcatccaccatcAGAGGTCACACCACGGAGAGAAGCCGTACAAATGCACTGATTGCAAGAAAGCCTTCAGCCAGGGCACATACCTCCTGCAGCACCGGAGGATTCACACCGGGGAGAAGCCGTACACGTGCGGCGAGTGTGGCAAGGCCTTCCGGCACAGCTCCAACATGTCCCAGCATCAGAGGATTCACCTCCGGGAAGACTTTTCCCCATGA